The window ACAGATATGAAAAATCATCTCTACAGACCAAAAGATAATCCATGGGGCCTAGATTTGGCTGCATTCAATATTCAACGTGGTCGTGATCATGGTATACGTGGCTATCCAGATTATCTGAAATTctgttttgatgaaaaaattgaatattggGAACAATTGGATCAATATATGCCAACTTCTCAacggaaaaaattccaaagcCTTTACAAGTACGTACACTGTTgtatttcaaattaaattgatttattaatcaatctaatcattcaatgattagATCAATTTAtgatattgatttgttttcggCTGGTCTTGCTGAATATCCATTACCTGGTGCAGCTTTAGGACCAACATTCACCTGTATCATTGGAATTCAATTCTATAATCTTAAATATGGTGATAGATTCTGGTTTGAACATGGTTATCaagttcattcattcacaccAGGTAATTTACATATTCATCTTGTGTTTGTTGATAAGACAAACAAATtaacacatttttttatacacacacacatcaactAGCTCAACTTCATGAAATACGGAAAATAACATTGGCTAAACTTATATGTGCCAATTCGGATGATATACAATATGTACAGAAAAATGCATTCCGTGGTGAAAGTGAAAGGtatgatgttttttcattttgttcatttttataattcattttctccAATTCATAGTAATCCTGTTGTACAATGTAAAACGCTTGAAGATACACATCTTGGACCATGGAAAGGAGCACCAGCTGGTGATTTAAGTCAAAAATCATCCGgtcaatataatcattatccaccgccacgaccaccaccaaaatATCATTATAAACCAATGTACAAGTCTTCAGCTGCAGCAGCCTCTTCATAatctatttcttttttctctcactttttttttgtttgtttatttgtgtatttttctctctctctctctctctctctctctctcttttcgttatcatagtcatcatcattcattgaacgattggatttttttttctaaatattcatttttattcatgattaaaattatcaaaaaaaaaacaatctatatatgaaaaaaaaacatgaatctATCGGcgattgataattttggcCTATCGATCCATTCATTACTATGATACTGACACAAATAAAATGCACAAACAttgccataaaaaaaatgcaaaaaaccGATGATCAACATAGTCACATCacattttctctttctctttctcattcgatttgattgattattattcaacgacaatgtaatttttttttcttattatttcGATGCTCaactattttatttttttatttttttaatttgaaaaaaatatcaaaaaaaaaacaaaaaaaatttctaataaTTAGAATTCATCTTTAACTTTTATCGGATCTAATCGTTCACGATCTGAATTAAtcataatatgatgatagaaaTTCACTACTTTCAGataattatcaatcgatattCGTTCATTATGGCCATGAAATAATTTGGTTGTTTCTTGTGTTAAAAATGCCGGTGAAAAACGATATACAGATTTAGTGAATGGTAAATACCatctatgaatgaaaatggatgaaattataaattaaattcaataagaatattgaataataaataccTTGTATCAGTGGATGCCACCATAATTGACGGTATAACAATAGTATTGGCAAATACTTGTTGAATAGATTTACTTATTGTTTCGTAACCGAATGAATCACGACTATATGGTGATATAGGATGTGCTTCAATATAATCAcctttgattttaatttcaattcgatCATCGTTTATTAATTTTCGATCATATTCCAAAACATCTGATACACTTTGTATTGGATGTATACGATGATTTATTATAGCTGTTGCTTCACTAGGCAAAACATTTTCCTATCCATATAAACAATTCATTAATACAATgatattatgatgaacaaatgacTAACCTTGAAACCACCGTTAATAATTGTTGGTGCACTAGTCGTTCGGACCAATGCATTATTACTCGGTTTACCGGACATTATTTTGGCAAGGATTGGACCAAACATCCATAGATTACTGTAAAACAATTTATACGGATAAGAAGCCTAATATAATAGAAGAATGAGAATCAGTCAAACATATGACAACAATCAAGATAAACATTTAATTTACATATTGAGCAAATTCTTCAAACATTCGTCTTTCTGGACCATGACCGAAAAAATTGCTATGAGCATCTGAAGTGAATCtaaaattatgaaattcaaatgaagtgaaattatcatttatgttaataataataagaaagtAGACTAATTACTTGGATATAGCTTTGGCCAATGTAGTAATTGCAGTTTCATATGTTGGCATCGAAGAATGGCCAACCGTACCATTCGAACGAAGTATAACCGAAAGGAAACCTTTTTCAGCAACACCCACCAATGCGACTGGTCGTGATACACCGGGAAAACCAtcggaaaaaacaaacattcctTCATCGAgtagaaattcaaattctttgatgCCTTTACGTACGAATGTTTTGGCAATTTCCTGTGCACCATCATTTCCCATGCCTTCTTCATCATGTCCAAAAGCAATGTAAAATGATCGCCGTGGttggaaattatttttcaataaatattgCAACGATTCCATGATGGCCTGAATGGGAAATATGACTTTGAAATTGCGATCTAATCAAGTTATGTTATGATGCTATACCATAAGAGTATCCTTCACATCGATAGTACCACGACCATAAATATTACCATCTTTAATGATACCACCAAATGGATCAACATCCCATTTATCCAATTCGACCGGTACAACATCGATATGTGAACAAAGTAGATATGGTTTCAATGATGGATCACTTCCTTTCACGTGATATAAAAGACTATAATTGTTTACAGTCTCAAAAGTTACCAATGGCGATGAATAAATTACGGGAAAATCTATTTTTGAaatatgttgttgtcgatttaattcattaacgaaaattgaatgatttacaTACTTTTTCTTAAAAATTCAGCAAATCTTAACAATTCTGATGTATCATAAACTTGTCTATCTTTGGTAATTGTTTTAATACGAATAGCTTGAACAAAACGATCGATAATACCATCACCTTGTATTGGTTCATGTGTTTCATTACATGTTTGCGATTCTTTTGGATgtggaaaataaatttcagcCCGAAAGAATAGAATAAATAATGGTATAACGATAGCCACCGGcaataattttataaaaattcccatttctttttcaatgtgttcaataataaaacattaAAACATCACACATTATGAGTACATCCAATGATCGATCgagtaaattattattttaaaaaaatcagcCTTGAAATAATCGATAGATAAGATTAattgacaataacaacattcATCCTCTGTCTGttaaaaaaatcgaacatGTTTAAAGCAACATGTGTGatcacaatcacaatgaTTGTCAACCGTTAGTCCGGTCAATCGAATGTCaatgattgtgaaaaaaaactattgaaGATCACTTGTGGttggtaacaaaaaaaatgtttagtCGGGTATTTCCGGATGTAAACGATAGATGGCAATAAATATCGTTGTTTCACAGAACAATAAACATCAGGCCGAAGATCATTGACTTCATGTGgttgattatttgtttttttggccaGGTTTATTTAACACGCTTCAAATAGGAATTCCtgatcattctttttttttgtaaattctTCAAACACGATACTTCAGTGTCtgaattcttcattcatcattagccatctgttttttttgtacgcTCAATACACTTGATTGATTACTTATATGAATTATCATCGCGACAATTCGTCGTTGTATGAAGAAATGTACAAGGTGTGtgtaatttattttaaattcaagCCGATGAGTAATCCTATCTAATTGCATAGTGTATCATTACCAATCAAACGCAATCTtaaccagagaaaaaaacattgtttgcttgaaatgaatgaggaaaaaaattaatgatttgtgtgtgtaagaaGCAAATGTGAAAACTGATCCGATGCCATTTCTTCAGACGattaattcatcaaaaaaagagaatgtTGCATGGCAACTATcaccgtgtgtgtgtgtgtgtgtataatttAGTGTGAGAACATACATTTTGGCCATCATTTTTAcacttttattatttcacaGATTTTATTTGTGATTGATATCTTCACTTCTAAATTTGTAAATGTTTAATTCACCATGAAAAGTTATCCCGTGATGTTTTGAGTCCATATCATtgtcaacaaacaaataaatgaatgacaacACCTTGACGACAATGATTCAAtcgaattcattgattctatTTGTACTCGATTGGAGAAGATTCCATTTAATAAATGAGAAACAAATACAGCAAAAGtaatcaacaaattctttattttaatCGCATAATAAATCAGACAAAATatcacaaatacaaaaatgcatttttcaattcctGAAAccaaagaaatcaaaaatggtttcaaaacatttattGTAAGTCATTATGATTAATTCACTGTTTGTTTCTAAtcaatttcctttttttttaattttcaaccaaaaataGACGTAtttaatttatataaatggaTCATTCCATTGTTCACTGCGATATCGACaactttatcattttcatattcagCTCAAAAAAGCTTTTGGTGCCAATTCTTTATCAGATTTTCCGCCtaaaaaatttcttccaTTAAATTCATTACAAATCGAAGAAAGACGTTCACAGCTAGAAAAATATATCCAAATCGGTGAGTTATATAATCTAGATTACTTGTTAgaattttaaaacaaaatttatatttacacAGTAAGCCAAGATtctcaaatcatcaacagcgACATTTTCAATGGTTTTCTATTGGCAGCTCAACAAGAATCGCTTAATGATATCGTAGGCAACGATAGTATTGATGTTTATCAGCTAGATTGGCAGCCAGTACGATTGATGACCAATGGACAAGAGAATagtgaaaatttattgaaaaaaatttgtcaaacCATTGGAATGAATGCAAAATATGTACCATATTTTGCATTATATCTTGTTGAACGTTTCGTCCGTGATGATATTGTTACAAATTTTCGTATGATACGACGATTACAAAATTTCGAATCACCTTTATTGACATTACgaacaatgatgaacaaagcagctgataatcataataaatttgTGATCATCATACGTAAATCATATTTTGACATTCAATTCGATCAAGATTTATTCGACGATGCGATTGCATTGAATTGTATCTATTTACAAGCTGTACATGATATCGAGAATGGACATATCATTTGTAATAATGCGGATACCTTGAAACGgttgaatcatttgaaaatgaatgcaaaTAAATTGgaggtttgattttttttttttttttgaattgcaTTGAACAttggtgaaatttttttctaatttttcgttgttcaGTATATTCAGTTGTCTAGATTGCAAAAATTTTATGGCTATCTCCATTTTGAACCATGTCTTTGTGATCTACCTTCATTAACGCCAAAAACTAGTGTAACAATGTTTGCCGGAAATCAAGAGCTTATAATTCGTGCCAATGATACCGAtgtatgataataaataattattaatacATTCAtctgattaatttttttatattcaaaaaaaatttagcaaGAATACAGTTTCCGTGTTATTCGAATTAAATGTTGGCGTTTGACCACttcaaataatcatcgaaATGATTCGTTAACGGAAAATGAATCACAAGATCATccgaaagaagaaaaaggaaGATTCGAACTTTCGTTTGAATATCTGATAAATAAAGGTACTTTACAATGGATTACCATCTATAGTTCTCAGGTATGTTTGTCATTTATTAAATCACTGACGtattaatcattattgtctTGTTTACAGGCTGTATTGATCAGTTATTGTCTACAAAGTATGGTCGAAGAAATGCTACTCAAAcgtgaaggaaaaaaattccgttcCGAAGGTTTGGCTATACGCTATAATACTAGTCCAAATTCAAGATTAGCTAATCAAAACCAAATGGATCAAATGAATATCAATactaatggtggtggtgttaaCATAGCGAATGATAGTGGTTTCGAATGGAATTATTGTAAACAAGATGGATCACAATTTCCATTATCCACTTCATcttcgacaacaacattgacaaGTGAAAAGAGTCAGAATAGTGAAAAAAGCATGAATGATACaactgaacaacaacaacagctaaAACTTAATGGAATAA of the Dermatophagoides farinae isolate YC_2012a chromosome 1, ASM2471394v1, whole genome shotgun sequence genome contains:
- the Snx17 gene encoding sorting nexin 17; amino-acid sequence: MHFSIPETKEIKNGFKTFITYLIYINGSFHCSLRYRQLYHFHIQLKKAFGANSLSDFPPKKFLPLNSLQIEERRSQLEKYIQIVSQDSQIINSDIFNGFLLAAQQESLNDIVGNDSIDVYQLDWQPVRLMTNGQENSENLLKKICQTIGMNAKYVPYFALYLVERFVRDDIVTNFRMIRRLQNFESPLLTLRTMMNKAADNHNKFVIIIRKSYFDIQFDQDLFDDAIALNCIYLQAVHDIENGHIICNNADTLKRLNHLKMNANKLEYIQLSRLQKFYGYLHFEPCLCDLPSLTPKTSVTMFAGNQELIIRANDTDQEYSFRVIRIKCWRLTTSNNHRNDSLTENESQDHPKEEKGRFELSFEYLINKGTLQWITIYSSQAVLISYCLQSMVEEMLLKREGKKFRSEGLAIRYNTSPNSRLANQNQMDQMNINTNGGGVNIANDSGFEWNYCKQDGSQFPLSTSSSTTTLTSEKSQNSEKSMNDTTEQQQQLKLNGITDPLSQRFQEISLVENDVFDEIGDDDL
- the LOC124492953 gene encoding N-fatty-acyl-amino acid synthase/hydrolase PM20D1 codes for the protein MGIFIKLLPVAIVIPLFILFFRAEIYFPHPKESQTCNETHEPIQGDGIIDRFVQAIRIKTITKDRQVYDTSELLRFAEFLRKNFPVIYSSPLVTFETVNNYSLLYHVKGSDPSLKPYLLCSHIDVVPVELDKWDVDPFGGIIKDGNIYGRGTIDVKDTLMAIMESLQYLLKNNFQPRRSFYIAFGHDEEGMGNDGAQEIAKTFVRKGIKEFEFLLDEGMFVFSDGFPGVSRPVALVGVAEKGFLSVILRSNGTVGHSSMPTYETAITTLAKAISKFTSDAHSNFFGHGPERRMFEEFAQYASYPYKLFYSNLWMFGPILAKIMSGKPSNNALVRTTSAPTIINGGFKENVLPSEATAIINHRIHPIQSVSDVLEYDRKLINDDRIEIKIKGDYIEAHPISPYSRDSFGYETISKSIQQVFANTIVIPSIMVASTDTRWYLPFTKSVYRFSPAFLTQETTKLFHGHNERISIDNYLKVVNFYHHIMINSDRERLDPIKVKDEF